A region of the Salvia splendens isolate huo1 chromosome 11, SspV2, whole genome shotgun sequence genome:
CTTAGCTTTGCACAAAAAGGGAACAAGAGCCAAGATTATAAGAATTTCTACTTTAGAAAGAAAGCATAGAGAATGATATGAGCAAAGACTCCATCTCTTATCTCTCTCGATTTTCCTTCCACAAAGCTCCAAGGAGGCAGTTGTTGTAcctacaatatttacaccaaaAGGGCATCAAAATTTTGTCACATAAAAAAAGGAGAAAGGAGACACAAGCCAAGAGGATAGGGGAATGGAAACCTCTCATCGAGGCTGGAGAAACTGCCAAGGAGGGGCTGTTTTCTCCCAAGAATTTCACCATTCTAGCATAATCACAGAATCACAAAACTCAAAAGGAAGCCAACACTGCAGCCTCAAATAGAAATTGGAGCTCCCCAATGCCTTACACCAAGGAGGCAAGAGGCTTATGTGATGCTAAAAAGGGGAGGAACCCATAGCTTGAAATAGAAGAGCATCCTTCCCAATGCTAACACCAAAGGGGTAGTAAAAGCTTTTATCACAAATCCAAAAGTGAAGGAATCTTTATCCAAATTAGACACAAATGCCAAGGAGTTTTGGCTATAAATACCAGCCACACCACCTCCTTCCTCACACCTCTCTAAATTCACAATTCACAAGAAGTGCAGCAAGAGAGGAAGGAGTGGGGCGAGCTTAAGGGCAGTCCGGTGTTCGAAGGAGTCATCAGAAAAAGGGGTAAACACTAGCACACCCCTCTGCTTTTGTTTCGAACATCATACTAGGCCCAAGAACATAGAAGCTCACTAGGTCCCACAACGACAGTAGCGATCAAACTAATATAATTCCATCATAATTGACAATTAACCAAGGATTTCAGCTCAATCCAGTGAGCACACATAATACACTCAATCTTGGAGACTTAGAACATAGCCGCTGCCCCAAAGGAATTAAAAATTAACATAACAAGTAAAAGGGAAGGGTAGCTTAGCTTTAGAACAATGGGCTGCCCGGCGAGGGTCGGGTGACGGCGGAACCCCAGAGAGCAGATGGAGGCGGCGGATAGAAGCTGGCAGCGGGAACTCCACTCACCGAGTACCCTAAGCGGGGACGGCGGCGCTACCTCCCAGAGAGCTTGGCGTGAGAGGAGGAGCTCGGAGATCGATGAGCTGCCATCGGTGAGGTCGGCGAGAGGAAGGGCGCTGGACGGAGAGCCGAGAACCTCCTCTGACCTCGACGGAGGAAGGAAGAGATAGAGAGGAGAGTGAGGGACGGCTAGAACTCCGTGGAGCTGATCGACGGCGATTCGCCGGAGAGGCCGCGAGGACGAGTCGCCAGAGAGAGAGGTGCTAGCGGCGTGAATTCGTCGGAGAAATTGAGGATACGCGCTGCTGTTGTGTTCTTCAATTTGGGGATTGATTGAGGGAGAATGAATTGAGAAATTAACCgatggatgaagggagtatttgGGTTGGTTGGTTTAACTAAATTTTTGGGCCACTTTGAATTTAGTAGCTGGGCTGGGAGTATTTATTGATGGGGCTgtcccaattaattaattaggccAATTCTTGTGTAGAGGACTACACAAATCAAGAAGACTAGGTTCTAATTATGGACCGATGGGTTCTTAAGGAGGAGTTTAGTTTGGCCTATGTTACATTATTGAGTGGGAGAGATTAGAATAAGGAAAGATGGGTTGTGATTTGTATTCTCATATTGGGCTGGAATAATTGATCTTTGGGCCGAAATAATTAAAGAGGGAGAAGAGCAGTTGGGCCGGATGGAAGTAATGGGATGCAAACTAATTTGGTTTTGAGCCGGAATTCTAATTAAGTTCTTGGGGCTATGATTAATTagggcatgcattctaattctaattaaaaGTTAAAGAATTTTCTTAAGTCTTGTTAGTAAGTTGTGTTGTTTCAAAAAGGTTATCTCCGCGAGCTAAGGTCGGAGTCAGGAAAAATCAAATTAAGGAGTTTTAGCGAACGAGGGTGgactttcgaactaaagtattttAGTGAGCTTTCTATTTATTATGAGATGTTACGTGGGCTTTTTGTTAAAGTTACAGTTTTTACGAGAAGAAGTGTTTTTATGTGCTTTCTATTTAGATATGATGATAAGTGCGAGCTTGCTTTTTAATGTGAAGTGTTATGATAAGTGCTATTTGCTTGGTGTTATTATACGACGTTATGTGTGTTGCTTTACGAGTGCTTATATGAAGTGAAGCCTCTATTGAAAGTTTCGAGTTCGGTtttgaccgatagaaatgagttttgTTAAAAGTATGTGTACGAGGAAAATGaagttttcaaaagttttgagttcggctttgaccgatagaaaaGTGAGCTTAAGTTTCAAGAGTGTTTATGAGGAAATGAAGGTTTTGAAAagtttgagttcggctttgaccgatagaagtgatttttgagttcggctttgacgaTAGAAATAAGTTTCGATCCAAATACGTTTACGAGAAAAGAAGGGAAGTTTTGAAAGTTATGTGTTCGGCTCTTGATGAAAAAAAGATGAGTTTATGTTAAAAAACAGTTTTATGAGAAAAATAAGGTTGcaaaggttatgtcaagccatgttttgttttgaacgtTGCCTATCCGACTAACTAGCAAGGAcgatgtccctactagaccagaAGTTTCAATTTTGTGAATTCAGGTTTGTAGTGGGATGAGCCCATACATTCTTTTCACCAAGAGTtagtgaattcgggtttgtagTGGGGTGAGCCCATACATTCCGTTTCACCAAGAGTtagtgaattcgggtttgtagTGGGTGAGCCCATACATTCCGTTTCACCAAGAGTTAGTGAAGTCGGGTTTGTAGGGGGTGAGCCCATACATTCCGTTTCACCAAGAGTtagtgaattcgggtttgtaagCGGTTGAAGCCCATACATTCCGTTTCACCGAGTTTCGTGAATTTTGTTCACGAGGAGGTTAGTGGGCTTCTGTTCCCCAGGAGTTAGTCAGATAtggcatatgttccaggaaaatagatcgaaagatcgcttttgaaaaaggaaaaggaaaatgttttagtgttctcggacttttcctaaaaccccgagttcactcaaagagtggcttgacataatcagtttttatgaaaatatattttggcacgtgtccactgagtacaccaagtactcagccctgcatatgttttaaaaatggcaggttgagcagtgatgacgccaggcggtgttgagcatagacgatgaagatccttcgataagaatagtactcggatgcggcgtgtctccatacacgacGTCATCTACTcttgactcttccgctgcaatgtAAAAAAATCGAGTTTGCACTCTGTATCATGCACTCTGATATATACTATTTGAGTTATTTTGGTTCAAGTTTCAGTTGTGACACAGtattcccctttcttccccgcttctttcatcctcccctagtcgcgatcaaccgggctttctatccttagaaagtgcggtcATGACAACATCGTacttaatattcaaataaggtatgttagatgataataataataataataataataataataataataataataataataataatataataataataataataataataataataataatagtataagatctactaaacttaatcccaaataaattagaagaaagaaaaaaagtggatgaataaatagattgaattgctaTTAATGGCCTTAAGGGTACTTTGtcataaaaatattgaaaatagtaaaaaattagttgaattgatattaacatATAGTTAATGGACCtcaaagatattatgaaatgttacggaccaaatttgctcatttgggATAGTTGATATACTAAAAAATATGTTCCCTCAATTAAAAAATCTAAAAGTATTAAAAATGTGGTGAATATATATTGTGGGTAATTTGGTTATTTGTaaatattatgaaaaaaataataagaaagaggaaaaaaagaaatgaaaatttgtAATTCTTTATTtcgaaaaattcgcatgtcaCGATCTAATATTTCAAAAGATCAacgaaattaatcccaaattttGAAAGGTAATTGTGACCCTTTTTTCTGAAATCTTTCGGTTTGGTGAATGATGAGTAAAAGGGTAAATGGAGATGTTGAAAATATTTACTGGTAATATTTGATTGGTTTTGTATAGGGATGTTAATCTGTCAGCCCAATGGGTTTCAGGTTAATAGACTATActtgaatattttatatattgagtATGGGGCGCACTATGGTCAATAAGTAAAATtttgtcaaaaatcaaaacaaatcacagcccttggatcattagattggatggttgtgataagttacattattagactaagacGTTACATTATTAACCAAGCTACATTGTTAGACTATAATGgtacattattttactaaaatggTACATTATTAGCCAAGCTACATTACCAGACTATAATGgtacattattttactaaaatggtacattattagccaagctacattattagatgacacgtggcatTAATCTGACCGTTACCACAAGATCCAATGGACTACAActgttttgattttgaacacAATTTAGCTTATGAatctgaatacatccctattgagtattatttaaaaattaactttTACGAGTATCCATacctcaaaaatattttaaattatttaattataaaaagttgaagaaGGAATTTTTCTTGCCTGTCACATAATTAAAtgatattgaaggtcaaattatatttaaacattaggaaaaatatataataaagatatttataaaaaatatgagtatatgataaatttattaaatatatatactcttCAAGGTATTAATGGTATTTTCGTCaggaaaaacttgaaaatagtaaaagaaTACTTCGATTGATATTAATGCATAGTTGACGGACCTCAAATAATATTTCAAAGTTCACAGACCTAAAATAAGAGTTTAACATAGTTCGTAGACCAAAAAAGATTTTCTCTCTTAAAAAAACCATGTAACCCGACAGCTATCTCGACGGGCCAACCCGCTAAACCCATCAGCCCGACCGGATCAGCCCATCCCTTACCTGGTTACACTTTTTAAAACCCATCCCTCTAAATTTGACTAGCTATTTGGGTCAGCCTATTGGGTTCGGGCTACTGCCTCCCTAATTTTCTACTCCAAAGTACAAACCTTTAGTTTTCATAAAACGactctacaaaaaaaaaagtggaaaaGTAATACTGACGGGTGTTTATAAACTTGTAacattaattacaaatatataTGTAGTCTAAACTTATTTTCCGATAAATGTCTAACTTAGCTTTTAATGTTAAAAAAGAAAGGTAAAAAacacaaattcaaaaataataaagaaatacaTAATCCCTGCATCAATCAATAAACTTATTGCACTAAATAAATACTATAATAGAACAAAATAGACAAACCAAATTTTGTGAATTAAAGCTCTTTTTCATAGTAATAGATATCCGCTACGAGATTTTCTTCAATTCTAGCCATTCAGTTGGACATGAATCGGACAATTGAACACCATCGAGAAGATCATTAATTTCAATAGATTATCGTAAATAAGATCATTAATATCAATAGATTGTCCtaaataattttcatttatCAAGACTAATCACCAACGATAAACACCATCATAGAGCTACATCGCAATCGGGGGGAGGAACATTAGTAGCACAATAAGTTGATGAGTGTTTTGCCCTATACATTTCAAGGGGTAGGCTACACAGACAAGTATGTTTCAATTCAATGTACCCAGATTATACATTATCAAATAAGCATGCTGCAAATAGCAAGAGTGTCTTTAAAGTTGCCCCATTTGCTGAATTACTTTGTTTGTTGAGCACTCAGAAGCATAACATATCAGAAAGAAATGAGTTGATCTTTCATTGCCCATCGAGAGTTCCAAGCGCCTCTGTTAGAAGCCTCTGTGCTTCTTCTCTTCTCCTGTCACCGGATATACAACATGACTGATATATAGTGAAACCTTAACAACTTTAATAGAAAGCAATGCAAGAACGAAGCAGGGATAAAAACTGTCAGTTTCTAGAGCGAGAGATAGAGGGTACTGATGTTGCAATATCAAGTCTGGCTTAAATCATGCTTCTTGcatcatatttatattatactAAAGAATATACACCGCTTCCCTACAGAGGTTATAAGAAACCATGCAGCACAATATAAAGCCCTTGACTCAGCATCAATTTAAATAACAGAAAAGAAAACTGTAATGAGCAAATACTGTATCTTTGCTGGACTAATGGAAACAATATGTTACACAATTATCTACTCTTATGCTTGACAATCATACTTGGTTGGTGACAAGTAAAAGTTGCatgaaactgaaattaaaatataggtCTCATTTACAAAACAACAGAACAGACAGATTCCATGTCATTGCAGAGTTTCGCAAAGGTGACATACCGTTTAATGTCCTCAACAGCTTGTTTACGCCGCTGTATCTGCAGTTCTAGAATATGTATCAATGTTGCTCTAGCCTGAGAAAAAAAGGGGAAAATGTATATAAAAAGAAGCCAAAAGCCAATAGTTGTTTCTTTAATCAATAAGCAAATCAATGCTTCTTAAGTTACTTCACCTGGTGCGGCCGCAGAGAATTCAGAAGGTGATATAAATTCTTGAAAATTAAAGATATGTCTTCTACTCTCCTAGCATACTGTGATGGACGCTCAACAAGAACATCAGCAAGCTCCAAAATATTTAACTGCAATTCCCTGTTAAGAGACCTGAGCTCTTTCTTGAAATCTAATGAAAAATCAAATGAACAAATTCAGGTTTGGACAGCATTCTTATACCAACTTGAGAATAATAAAGCAGATATCTACCTAAAGATATGAAATACAGGTAAGCTTGCaagattaaattaaatgttcATGCGCATGAGGGCATAGATAATTCACAAGAACAATGATgctaaaatagaaagaatacTCTTAAGTCTTAACCTTTTTTTCATACCTTAATAATAGAATCTATATGTGTGATTTGATTACTGGACTGAAATTTGATCTCCTGGTATAGGGTCTGACAGGATCTAAAATGCCTGGTGTTTTAACATCAACACAATGCCAGTATCTAACACCGGAACGAGGTTAAAGGCTAAATTCTGTAAGCTATCAGTATCATTTCCACATATCATTTAGACTGCATGCTATTAAATGTAGCTATTCTAGTCTTAATTTTTAGAGTTCTATTTTCTTCATGCTCAATCTCAATGCTCGTGACTATTATAGTGAATTCCATGGTTCATGTGGTCATTTGCTGCTGAGAAAATAGTCTTATGGGAATTAAATGGTATACCAAGCAATATACTCCATTAATTAAAGGATGAGATTGTCCAGGCTTGGTGTGATAGATGTCATAGACCAAGGTTCTTTTACAAACAATATGAACATTCCACCTATTTAACGTGgacatttaaatttatataataacaATACTGATTTATTGAAATTCAATGTATTCCATatccaaattttgaatttttttggtGCCTAAACTCTTAAAGCTTATAgatcctctctcttctctttgcAACATATCTATGACTCATATATAACTCTCACAAAGCCAAAGCCAAAGCCAGCTTTAAAATAAGTCAGAGTTGCAAAACATCAAATCTGACAAGAAAAGTAGAATTGCTGATACACAGA
Encoded here:
- the LOC121755163 gene encoding mediator of RNA polymerase II transcription subunit 7a-like, whose amino-acid sequence is MATATYPPPPPYYRLYKNYSDDPHSCPAPPPPIQGPYSLYGASYTTDDVLPGLEEQGVRQLYPKGPNIDFKKELRSLNRELQLNILELADVLVERPSQYARRVEDISLIFKNLYHLLNSLRPHQARATLIHILELQIQRRKQAVEDIKRRREEAQRLLTEALGTLDGQ